From Cognatishimia sp. WU-CL00825, a single genomic window includes:
- the msrB gene encoding peptide-methionine (R)-S-oxide reductase MsrB, protein MSTYRKDADAIAQLTDEQFWVTQENGTERPGSGKLLGNKEPGIYVDVVSGEPLFASSDKYESGCGWPSFTKPIETAHVTEVHDSTHGMIRTEVRSAHGDSHLGHVFPDGPADQGGLRYCINSASLRFVHRDEMQAEGYGAYIDQVEDLA, encoded by the coding sequence ACGAACAGTTTTGGGTCACGCAGGAAAACGGCACTGAACGGCCGGGATCTGGCAAGTTGTTGGGCAACAAAGAACCCGGCATTTATGTGGATGTCGTTTCTGGCGAACCGCTTTTTGCAAGTTCTGACAAATATGAATCCGGCTGCGGCTGGCCCAGTTTCACCAAACCGATCGAAACCGCACATGTCACCGAAGTACATGACAGCACCCATGGTATGATCCGTACCGAAGTGCGCTCTGCCCATGGTGACAGCCATCTTGGGCATGTATTTCCCGATGGGCCCGCGGATCAAGGTGGGCTGCGCTATTGTATCAACTCAGCCAGCCTGCGCTTTGTGCATCGTGACGAGATGCAGGCCGAGGGCTATGGTGCCTATATTGACCAAGTGGAGGATCTCGCATGA
- the msrA gene encoding peptide-methionine (S)-S-oxide reductase MsrA has protein sequence MSTRAVLAGGCFWGMEDLIRKQKGVLSTRVGYTGGDVPNATYRNHGTHAEGIEITFDPEVTTYRAVLEFFFQIHDPTTPNRQGNDVGSSYRSAIYYVDSEQKAVALDTIADVDASGLWPGKVVTQVEPAGDFWQAEEFHQDYLEKNIGGYTCHFPRANWVLPKRALDEGL, from the coding sequence ATGAGCACACGCGCTGTACTGGCCGGGGGCTGTTTTTGGGGCATGGAAGACCTGATCCGCAAACAAAAAGGGGTGCTTAGCACCCGTGTGGGCTATACCGGAGGAGACGTGCCAAATGCCACCTACCGCAACCATGGAACCCATGCTGAAGGCATCGAAATCACCTTTGACCCAGAGGTGACCACCTATCGCGCTGTTCTTGAGTTCTTTTTTCAGATCCACGATCCAACGACGCCAAATCGTCAGGGCAACGATGTTGGCAGCTCGTATCGGTCCGCTATCTACTATGTGGATTCTGAACAAAAGGCTGTCGCGCTGGACACGATTGCTGATGTCGACGCCTCTGGATTGTGGCCCGGCAAGGTTGTGACCCAAGTGGAACCCGCCGGAGATTTTTGGCAAGCCGAAGAGTTCCACCAGGACTATTTAGAGAAGAACATTGGCGGCTATACCTGTCATTTTCCACGTGCCAATTGGGTGCTGCCCAAGCGCGCGCTAGACGAGGGCCTCTGA
- a CDS encoding hydantoinase/oxoprolinase family protein, which translates to MSLALGIDTGGTYTDAVLIRDETDVIAKAKSPTTRQDLSLGIGGAVSAVLRQSGIDAAKIGLACLSTTLATNALVEGQGGRVALVLVGFDAADVMRHGLQEALEGDPVVAISGGHDHAGQEITALDVEHLQQWLAEHGAAVTGFAVVAQFATRNTSHEAQAAEIIRRATGKPVTCSHHLSAKLNGPKRAVTAVLNARLVGMIDVLIQSASARLAQLGLRVPLMVVRGDGALISAQEARRRPIETILSGPAASLVGAQWLTGAQNAVVSDIGGTTTDVALLRQGRPALDANGARVGAHQTMVEAVAMRTFGIGGDSAVHISAHGLDGEITLGPARVVPISQLVQEAPDRVHAALDRQLAQAVPNELDGCFVRGLGIQTVEGLPPRPAALLARIGTAVWPLAEIGQNRLDRAAMRTLVSRGLVQLAGATPTDASHVLGKVAHWDRGAAEKALQLLAHRRTGAGKPLASSASEMAEQVVNQLAAQSETALLETVIAAETPAFDAPATTLARHPLLKRALRGHHGLLSMKAALELPLIALGAAAQCYYADISKGLSARLILPEHADVANAIGAVSGRVTIRKSGNVTTPSEGVFRVHFTEQPRDFTSSEAALDYLEAKLREAANQEAQRNGAQGLHVVAERELKVATVEGREIFVQGSVKVEATGRPRIASEALV; encoded by the coding sequence ATGAGCTTGGCATTAGGCATAGACACAGGTGGCACTTATACCGACGCGGTGCTGATCCGCGATGAAACCGATGTGATCGCCAAGGCGAAATCCCCCACAACCCGTCAGGATCTATCGCTTGGTATCGGTGGCGCGGTCTCGGCAGTTTTGCGCCAATCAGGGATTGACGCGGCAAAGATTGGACTGGCGTGCCTGTCCACCACATTGGCCACAAACGCGCTGGTCGAAGGCCAAGGGGGTCGCGTTGCCTTGGTGCTGGTGGGGTTTGATGCGGCAGATGTGATGCGCCACGGGTTGCAGGAGGCTTTGGAGGGTGACCCGGTTGTGGCAATTTCCGGGGGGCATGACCATGCGGGCCAAGAGATCACCGCGTTGGATGTTGAACATTTGCAGCAGTGGTTGGCAGAGCACGGCGCTGCAGTGACCGGTTTTGCGGTGGTCGCACAATTTGCCACGCGCAACACAAGCCATGAGGCGCAAGCCGCGGAGATCATTCGCAGAGCAACCGGCAAACCTGTGACCTGTTCCCATCATCTGTCTGCCAAGCTTAACGGGCCCAAACGGGCCGTAACGGCGGTGTTGAATGCCAGGCTTGTGGGTATGATCGACGTCCTGATCCAAAGCGCTAGCGCGCGGCTGGCGCAGTTGGGTCTGCGTGTGCCTTTGATGGTGGTGCGTGGGGACGGGGCTTTGATTTCTGCCCAAGAAGCGCGCCGTCGGCCCATCGAAACCATTCTCAGCGGGCCTGCGGCGTCTTTGGTGGGGGCACAATGGCTGACCGGCGCACAGAACGCAGTGGTCAGCGATATAGGCGGCACCACCACGGATGTGGCCTTGTTGCGTCAGGGGCGGCCGGCGCTTGATGCAAATGGCGCGCGGGTCGGGGCCCATCAAACCATGGTAGAGGCGGTGGCGATGCGCACCTTTGGCATTGGTGGGGACAGCGCGGTTCATATCTCTGCACATGGGCTGGACGGCGAGATCACGCTGGGACCAGCGCGCGTTGTGCCTATAAGCCAATTGGTGCAAGAGGCCCCAGATCGCGTGCATGCCGCGCTTGATCGGCAATTGGCGCAGGCAGTGCCCAACGAATTGGATGGGTGTTTTGTACGCGGTCTCGGGATCCAGACTGTCGAGGGCCTGCCCCCACGCCCCGCAGCCCTGTTGGCGCGTATCGGCACAGCGGTGTGGCCTTTGGCAGAAATTGGGCAAAACCGACTTGACCGAGCCGCCATGCGCACGCTTGTGTCGCGTGGGCTGGTACAGCTTGCGGGCGCAACGCCGACTGATGCCAGCCATGTGCTCGGCAAGGTCGCGCATTGGGATCGGGGGGCCGCTGAAAAGGCGCTGCAGTTGCTGGCGCACCGACGCACTGGTGCAGGCAAACCGTTGGCCAGCTCTGCATCCGAGATGGCCGAGCAAGTGGTCAATCAATTGGCTGCGCAATCAGAAACGGCTTTGTTGGAAACTGTGATTGCCGCAGAAACCCCCGCGTTTGATGCGCCGGCGACAACGTTGGCACGTCACCCTTTGTTGAAAAGAGCGCTGCGCGGTCACCATGGTCTATTGTCTATGAAGGCAGCGCTGGAGCTGCCCCTGATTGCCTTGGGCGCCGCAGCACAATGTTATTATGCCGATATCAGCAAGGGTCTTAGCGCACGGCTGATTTTGCCTGAGCATGCGGATGTTGCAAACGCAATTGGCGCGGTTAGTGGCCGGGTGACCATTCGAAAATCTGGCAATGTGACCACGCCATCCGAAGGGGTGTTTCGGGTGCATTTTACCGAACAGCCGCGGGATTTCACCAGTTCAGAGGCCGCGCTTGATTATCTGGAAGCAAAATTGCGAGAGGCTGCAAATCAAGAGGCCCAACGCAATGGTGCCCAGGGCCTGCATGTTGTGGCAGAGCGGGAACTGAAAGTTGCGACAGTTGAAGGCCGCGAGATCTTTGTGCAGGGCAGCGTCAAGGTCGAGGCCACAGGGCGGCCTCGAATTGCATCAGAGGCCCTCGTCTAG
- the queG gene encoding tRNA epoxyqueuosine(34) reductase QueG, with translation MGLELKARLVAEAQAIGFDLCRICRPDSVPQVPEDLQGFLAKEYQGQMGWLSERSHWRSDPAALWPEARSIIMLGESYTPDHDPCAVHGMADRGAISVYAQNKDYHDLVKKRLKRLARWLIAETGSETEVKVFVDTAPVAEKPLGQAAGLGWQGKHTNLVSRDLGSWFFIGSVFTTVDLPVDAAEIDHCGSCRACLDACPTGAFPNPHQIDARRCISYLTIEHHGPVDPDLRPLLGNRIYGCDDCLAACPWNKFAVEAREMRYHARDALMAPSLKELVGLDDAGFRSLFSGSPIKRIGRNRFIRNVLYAIGNSGMPDHLIQVENLLQDPDAAVADAALWAQGQLKGLK, from the coding sequence CTGGGTTTGGAATTGAAAGCACGATTGGTGGCCGAAGCTCAGGCGATTGGCTTTGATCTTTGCCGGATATGCCGCCCTGACTCTGTGCCCCAAGTGCCAGAAGATCTGCAGGGGTTTTTGGCCAAAGAGTATCAAGGACAAATGGGCTGGCTGTCAGAGCGCAGCCATTGGCGATCTGATCCGGCGGCGCTGTGGCCTGAGGCGCGCTCGATCATAATGCTGGGGGAAAGCTATACGCCGGATCATGACCCCTGTGCTGTGCACGGCATGGCGGATCGCGGCGCAATTTCTGTTTATGCGCAAAACAAAGATTATCATGATCTGGTCAAAAAGCGGCTCAAGCGTCTGGCGCGCTGGTTGATTGCGGAAACCGGTTCTGAGACCGAAGTGAAAGTGTTTGTCGATACGGCACCAGTTGCGGAAAAACCTTTGGGGCAAGCGGCTGGCCTGGGGTGGCAGGGCAAACATACCAATTTGGTCAGTCGCGACTTAGGATCTTGGTTTTTTATCGGTTCGGTGTTCACCACCGTTGATTTGCCCGTTGACGCCGCAGAGATTGACCATTGCGGGTCATGCCGGGCCTGTTTGGACGCCTGTCCGACCGGGGCTTTTCCCAACCCGCATCAAATTGATGCGCGGCGTTGCATTTCTTATTTGACCATCGAACATCATGGGCCGGTTGATCCAGATCTTCGGCCGCTGCTTGGCAACCGCATTTATGGTTGTGATGATTGTCTTGCGGCTTGCCCCTGGAACAAATTCGCAGTTGAGGCGCGCGAGATGCGTTATCACGCCCGTGACGCATTGATGGCCCCTTCTCTCAAAGAGTTAGTGGGTCTGGATGACGCGGGATTTCGCAGTTTGTTTTCCGGCAGCCCGATCAAGCGCATTGGCCGCAATCGGTTTATCCGCAATGTGCTTTATGCCATTGGCAATTCTGGCATGCCGGATCATTTGATACAGGTCGAGAATTTGCTGCAGGACCCGGATGCGGCGGTGGCAGACGCAGCGCTTTGGGCGCAGGGCCAATTGAAAGGGCTGAAATGA
- a CDS encoding glutathione S-transferase family protein, with translation MARLFHAPLSPFCRKVRLSLAEKKIEVDLVEERYWEQDPDFLRRNPAGKVPVLKIDGKTMAESAAICEYLEEAYPDPGLMPKTADGRYEVRRLVSWFDDKFHQEVTSKLLYERVNKKVQGSGYPDSTNVKAGAKAVKYHLDYMAWLLDHRRWLAGDQMTLADFAAAAHLSSLDYISDVDWNRSDVVKDWYAKIKSRPAFRSILADQVSGFPPPPHYADLDF, from the coding sequence ATGGCCCGCCTATTCCACGCCCCCCTGTCGCCGTTTTGCCGTAAGGTGCGTCTGAGCCTAGCTGAGAAAAAGATCGAAGTCGATCTGGTCGAAGAGCGGTACTGGGAGCAGGATCCTGATTTTCTGCGTCGCAATCCGGCTGGCAAAGTGCCGGTGCTGAAGATCGACGGCAAGACCATGGCAGAAAGTGCTGCGATTTGTGAGTATCTTGAAGAGGCCTATCCTGACCCTGGGCTTATGCCAAAAACTGCTGACGGCCGCTACGAAGTACGCCGGTTGGTAAGCTGGTTTGATGACAAGTTCCATCAAGAGGTCACAAGCAAACTGTTGTATGAACGGGTGAACAAAAAGGTGCAGGGCAGTGGATACCCGGACAGCACAAATGTCAAAGCCGGCGCCAAGGCGGTGAAATACCATCTGGATTATATGGCGTGGTTGCTGGATCATCGCCGCTGGCTGGCGGGCGATCAAATGACGCTCGCGGATTTTGCCGCCGCCGCGCATTTGTCGTCTTTGGATTACATCAGCGATGTGGATTGGAACCGTTCTGACGTGGTGAAAGACTGGTATGCCAAGATTAAGTCGCGCCCGGCCTTTCGGTCTATTCTGGCAGATCAGGTGTCGGGGTTTCCGCCTCCGCCGCATTACGCTGACCTTGATTTCTGA
- the mtgA gene encoding monofunctional biosynthetic peptidoglycan transglycosylase, with the protein MAKQAVKKKKTRKKAQPKENWGQRQKRRARRWAMRATIWGISAFIFAILIFTVFNPPITWTMYSEKARLGHIDHQWVPVEEIAPVMLRSVVAAEDANFCNHWGFDMTAIRAALEDGAGRGASTLSQQVVKNVYLWQGRSWLRKALEAGITPVVEMAWSKRRILEVYLNIAEFDEGVFGVEAASHHYFGVAPDSLSASQAARLATVLPAPKTRSARRPTARQIKRASAIMDGAATIAKDGRARCFQ; encoded by the coding sequence ATGGCAAAACAAGCTGTTAAAAAGAAAAAGACACGTAAAAAGGCGCAGCCCAAAGAAAATTGGGGACAGCGCCAAAAACGCCGTGCCCGTCGTTGGGCGATGCGGGCCACTATTTGGGGAATTTCAGCATTCATATTCGCGATATTGATTTTCACGGTTTTTAACCCGCCCATCACCTGGACAATGTATTCTGAAAAGGCTCGGTTGGGTCATATTGACCATCAATGGGTGCCTGTCGAAGAGATCGCCCCGGTGATGCTGCGGTCTGTGGTGGCCGCCGAAGACGCCAATTTTTGCAATCACTGGGGATTTGACATGACTGCGATCCGCGCCGCGCTAGAAGATGGCGCAGGACGTGGGGCCTCGACGCTTAGTCAGCAAGTTGTGAAAAATGTCTATCTCTGGCAAGGTCGTAGCTGGCTGCGCAAGGCGCTGGAAGCGGGTATAACCCCGGTGGTCGAAATGGCCTGGAGCAAACGCCGGATTCTGGAAGTCTATTTGAACATAGCAGAGTTTGACGAGGGGGTCTTTGGGGTCGAAGCGGCGTCACATCACTATTTTGGCGTTGCTCCGGATTCCTTGAGTGCAAGCCAGGCCGCGCGATTGGCAACGGTTCTGCCAGCGCCTAAAACCCGCTCGGCACGCCGACCAACAGCAAGGCAAATCAAGCGCGCCAGTGCGATTATGGACGGGGCGGCAACCATCGCAAAGGACGGCAGGGCGCGCTGTTTTCAATGA
- a CDS encoding DUF4189 domain-containing protein codes for MKSARTIGLTAILCGGIMMGQSALAGTCGYKDCWGGVGFGADGKVGAAYGQWSEQEAFKAVQRACDWGCVQVRTFKNTCAAMAKGQDGKWSWAYSKSRSKAEATAIKICDAKTYDCNVVVWACSP; via the coding sequence ATGAAAAGCGCGCGAACAATCGGCTTAACAGCCATTTTATGCGGTGGGATAATGATGGGTCAATCCGCCCTGGCTGGCACCTGTGGTTACAAGGATTGCTGGGGCGGTGTTGGGTTTGGCGCGGATGGCAAGGTTGGCGCAGCCTATGGGCAATGGTCAGAGCAAGAAGCCTTTAAGGCCGTGCAGCGCGCCTGTGATTGGGGCTGTGTGCAAGTGCGCACCTTTAAAAATACCTGTGCTGCCATGGCCAAAGGGCAGGACGGAAAATGGAGCTGGGCCTACAGCAAATCACGGTCAAAGGCGGAAGCCACCGCCATCAAGATATGTGACGCCAAAACCTATGATTGCAATGTGGTTGTCTGGGCCTGTTCCCCCTAG